The following are encoded in a window of Chlorocebus sabaeus isolate Y175 unplaced genomic scaffold, mChlSab1.0.hap1 unalloc_scaffold_1003, whole genome shotgun sequence genomic DNA:
- the LOC140710924 gene encoding G antigen 10-like isoform X2 — protein MSWRGRSTYRRRPRRYVEPPEVIGPMLPEQFSDEEVEPPKPEEGEPATQSQDPAPAQEGEDEGASAGQGPEPEAESQEEVRPTTDYEREDGPDVQEMSLPNPEEVKRPE, from the exons ATGAGTTGGCGAGGAAGATCGACCTATCGGCGTAGGCCAAGACGCTATGTAGAGCCTCCTGAAGTGATTGGGCCTATGCTG CCCGAGCAGTTCAGTGATGAAGAAGTGGAACCACCAAAACCTGAAGAAGGGGAACCAGCAACTCAAAGTCAGGATCCTGCACCTgctcaggagggagaggatgagggagCATCTGCAGGGCAAG ggcCAGAGCCTGAAGCTGAGAGCCAGGAAGAGGTTCGCCCGACGACTGATTATGAGCGTGAAGATGGTCCTGATGTCCAGGAGATGAGCCTGCCAAATCCAGAGGAGGTGAAAAGGCCTGAATAA
- the LOC140710924 gene encoding uncharacterized protein isoform X1 has product MSWRGRSTYRRRPRRYVEPPEVIGPMLPEQFSDEEVEPPKPEEGEPATQSQDPAPAQEGEDEGASAGQGDGKGRRMPAGVCVCVCACACVHVCVCYALSHSGNRRKEINGKNA; this is encoded by the exons ATGAGTTGGCGAGGAAGATCGACCTATCGGCGTAGGCCAAGACGCTATGTAGAGCCTCCTGAAGTGATTGGGCCTATGCTG CCCGAGCAGTTCAGTGATGAAGAAGTGGAACCACCAAAACCTGAAGAAGGGGAACCAGCAACTCAAAGTCAGGATCCTGCACCTgctcaggagggagaggatgagggagCATCTGCAGGGCAAGGTgatggaaagggaagaagaatgcccgctggtgtgtgtgtctgtgtgtgtgcgtgtgcgtgtgtgcatgtgtgtgtgtgttatgcatTGTCACATAGCGGGAACAGGAGGAAAGAAATCAATGGAAAGAATGCCTGA